Below is a window of Lytechinus variegatus isolate NC3 chromosome 4, Lvar_3.0, whole genome shotgun sequence DNA.
GCTACGACTGGTGCCGTTACATACACGACTGGAAAATGCGGTCAAGCCGCGTCCTTTGATGGTGCTTCTAAGATTGACGTTCAGGCGTTGAACAACTTCGCATGGGGCACTGAATTCAGTGTGAGTGTGTGGTTCAAACGAACCGGCCAGTGGGGCAACTACCAAGGCATCGTCAATAATGGCTACTACACCACAGGAAGCTGGGAGATCAGGATGGGCAGGGAGAACAGCGGTCAGATGCTGGGCGGTGGTGTCATTACTACCGCTGCCGGCACTACGTGGGACTACAGTAACCTTGTGGCCCAGCAGAACACGTGGAATCACGTGACTATGACGTATGACGGATCAACCTTGAAGTACTATCTTAATGGTGTCCTTCAGACAGCAAACAACCCCAACTGCTGCACCGGTCCCATTCTTACCCGTAACACGCCGGTCACTATTGGTCAAGCAGGTCAAGGGAAATCTAACGAATACTTCTATGGCCTGATTGATGAGGTCAAGATCTACAGCCGAGTGCTCAGCGCCGCTGAggttcagaatatgaaaaaccATCCTTGTCTGTAGAATGCATTGGGTTAACCGGATCTTGACGTATTTGAAAGAATACAATGTTTTTCGTTATTATTCATAGCCGAGTTAttggtttagggccttaacaatTTATCTACTTCTGATGATCATCATTcaataaattgaaaagaaagtCACGGGCATGATATGTTATTATTTCTCGTATTTTAATTATAACACAGTTTAATGTGTTGCATATTCTCATGTAACGTTTGTAAGGTTAATGTAGAATATTAACCGGAATTCATGAGACTGGGTATAATCATATATACGTAGATGGAAACAGAAACGTTGTGCAAGATGGAATCCATTTCAGATTATTGACGTAATAACCAGTGGTTGTTTATAATCGTAAAAACCTTAAAATCTGTATCCAAACGTTAAGCCAACACATTTTAACATTGCTTTTTTAAAAGATGACGCGGTATAATAATCTGtcttcatagaaaaaaaataaaacacagaaATCTCTCTTAAGGACCTTTGAACGTGGTTTCTGCAACATGATAAACCCGGTGAGTGCTCAAATCATGAAATTTCCTAAAAAGTGTATTAGATCTCTTAACAGGTACTTCGTTTAGCTTACAACAGACgcggatccaaggggggggggcacagggggcaCGTGCCTTCCTTTTAATCCCATAAAAATCGAGCTGTGTCCCctcttttcaaattgaaaaattgaagactttttttgcttgtcaaattttttttcggTACCTTTTtgggcttgtcaaaaattttctcCGAAATATTTGCCCCCTTGAAAAACACTGGATCCTTCTCTGGCTTACAATATCTCAACTTATGATGATTAGACCATGAGTGGTcctcatttaattttttttatactggcatgttctacatgtatgttgaaataGTCAATCGTGGTGTTGCTGAgctttaatatacatgtaaaaaaaatcatatccgTTTAGATATCAGTCGGCAATCACGACACACATCTTTTCATGCTTGTAATAAATATCTGAAGACAAACGTGAACACTACAACTATTTATTCAACCTGATTGTCTGAGGTAGTTAATGTTTTTATGATTATGCGGGGAAACAACCGAAAAAAGGTCAAGATTGCAAAAGAAgccaaaagaaaaaagagaaacatgCAAAACGAGCTTATATGAGTGACAGGGGTTGAGGATTGAACAATCTGACACGAGGGAGATGTAAAAGAGAGAAATAGCAAGATTGAACaaaactgattttttaaaaaggtgGAGAACTAGTGAGTGTGATAGTGTGCAAAGCCACACGTCCCTACTAGCATGATAAGGTTCGGTTAGAAGAAGAAATggatatcaaataaaaacaaaaatccttttttttttcttcttttcaagaACGAGATGACCAAGAGGGAGTCCCCCTTTTCGGACTTTATGGGGACTTCATTAGTTACACGAGAAACGTGATCACCGCTGCTGCTCCAGTTAACTTTGGGCCGATAAGCGAGATAATAGAGAGCGAATAAAAAAGAATGCAAGCGTTACAGTGGGTTggtttggtgtgtgtgtgtgggtgagaatgatgttttcattgaactGAAACGTCTCCACCGAGATGGGGGAGTGAACGGTGTATGTGTGTGGGAGGGATGGGAgtgttgcttatttttttttctaattgagTCTTTCCCGCTTTCTCTTAATTGAAAGTTTCATCTGAAATGCAAATCAATTACGATGATCCATCTTTGGaagaatataggcctacataaccCTCTCCACACAAAAAATAACATATgttctacactgttaaaaataataaaaaaacgctctttactatgtgaatcgcacGGTAGTTGTTTAAATAGTTTAAACAAGTATTTACGATCTTTAACAACCATGCTATATTGtcaattaaaggaaaccaaaacccaagatgaGAAGCAATCTTCTTTGAAAGGGTAAAataagaggaacaatttaaaacaagtttcatcaaaatcagttttgaaataagcaagttttggacgtttaaaaagtcttgttgtacattctatggggatcctcataCATTGATAACAAATTTATCAACTTATCGAATTTCATATATGATCTATGAAGGTTTGCAGGATGGTAATCATAAGGTAGGAGTATAAGGTATGGATGACGGAATGAAGAGAAGTTGATTACAAGTCCTTATAGAACTGTGAACCAGATGAGATGTGATGACTTGAAGCAGAAGTTAAGCTAGTTTGAGGAGTCTCAGCAGCGTTGAGTGACTGTCCTAATAAAAGTGGCTGCTATCCGCGCGGTAGGTGGTATGTGTTTGCATATGCGTGTGTGTATGTTTCCCTCTCCTTTCTCATCTATCCCCTCTCATTTCCATCTCAATATCTTCCTTTGGACCCCTCGTCATTCCCCATCCAAAcacaacttttcaaaaatagatTCCTTTTCAGGAGAAGTCGTATGATGAACTATACAGGAGCTGCTTCTACGATATTGAATATCAtagtagaaaacaaaattattaggGTCTTGTTGGTGAAATCTTATTTTCTATGATGTATTTGATCTCGAATACATAATTTGATTACGTACATATATGCAACAAGTCAAATTCAAATAGATAAGGCTGTCTTCATATGTGGGCTAGTGCTATTGAATTAAATGAAGTCCAAACAATTAATAGGTcatattgaaatgaatatagttATGTATATCTGTATTCTCAAAAGGATACTGTCATTGAATAAAACCTTTACGGTATGTCTTACAATTTGAATGGTTAATTTTATGTATGACtctatgtctttttttattattactgatCATTCCTTatgaaacaataatttctttttatttgtactGTTTCAATGTAAATTCGAGATCGATAAAAACgaaatgaattataaaacaTCAGTAATTACGAGGAGAATTATCGTGTTTGTAAATACTAGGAGCACAGTTGGCGAATAAAAGATAGTAGCTCCATGGAAACAGTAACTGAAATAGCGACTAGAGAATTGTTAGTAGTACATGTGTATCCATGCACGGAATATGAGAATAGAAATGGGGATGAGGAGGGGGTCATTTTGAAAGGTCGAAAGACTTGTGTAGATGACTTTGTCCCAGGCGTCAATCATTTACAACAAAGTAAACAGAAGAAATAATATGTGAAGTAACGCAAACACATTGTCATAAATTTGATCCAAAGATCATTTACATATCTTCTTGGTATTTGATTGCGTACCTTCAGAGAGCATAGGCCTACAATAATCAAataccaggcgcggatccaggagggggccgagccggccccgcccccctattttttgacaacctgcagaaaaaaagtatactctttaacttgatagaactatgaaaaaacagaaagaaaagtaagaaagaggtatcatacccatgatgtgtaatttacagcctcgtaactgCCGGCCCGAAcccgaaagaaaaaaaaggtgagggaaagaattggaaaatagactttatatacaatttttgctcgcgcttcgcgctcgcattgcctgtgtaattaATCCCATTCAAGACGATTAAATGGCActtatatatccagttctgaaatcaatttgcacacaatagcTGGCACATCAAcggctttcattattttgtttgatttacacaaattgtttctatatcaaaattttcagctcgcgctgcgcgttcgcattgtttgatttgtgagttaCCTATCCACTTTGGAAATTCTTtataaaatttgtcaaaaaatgctcctttatcatgtcaatatataaaaaaattaagctcgtgcttcgcgctcgcataaaaacgtgcttagactgtccagtttacAGGTCATAATATTGAGCTCGCTCtccgcactctcattatttaattggtaatacttgtatcctcttcattaatcactaaaaaaaacagtcctaattgagtcccttatCACGTTACTATAATATAATCTCCTAAGAATCTTCaggtctaaggacataaaatataaaaaaaattgagctcgtgcttcgcgctcgcattatatattaagaccacatgagataccttatcttgtttataacattGAAAACTTATATACTTAAAAACTTCAGtattta
It encodes the following:
- the LOC121412587 gene encoding uncharacterized protein LOC121412587, translating into MGYLARSHLTCLIVSVTIMYVASTVRACTSCPHDCLIAYYPFEGDADDSSGNNRNGATTGAVTYTTGKCGQAASFDGASKIDVQALNNFAWGTEFSVSVWFKRTGQWGNYQGIVNNGYYTTGSWEIRMGRENSGQMLGGGVITTAAGTTWDYSNLVAQQNTWNHVTMTYDGSTLKYYLNGVLQTANNPNCCTGPILTRNTPVTIGQAGQGKSNEYFYGLIDEVKIYSRVLSAAEVQNMKNHPCL